In Thermodesulfobacteriota bacterium, the genomic stretch TCAATATATTGTTTGAGATTGGATTGTGAAAGGTGAACTATGAAAGAGTTGTTATCCGGCAATGAGGCAATAGCCAGAGGTGCTTATGAATGCGGGGTTACTGTTGCTACTGGTTATCCTGGAACTCCAAGCACTGAGATTCTGGAAAATATAGCAAAATATCAGGGTATTTATGCCGAGTGGTCACCCAACGAAAAGGTGGCTTTGGAGGTTGCGGCTGGAGCCAGTTTTGGGGGCGCAAGGGTGCTTGTAGCAATGAAGCACGTTGGCATAAATGTAGCTGCTGACCCCCTTTTTACCCTTTCCTACACCGGTGTTAAGGGTGGACTGGTGATTATTACTGCCGATGATCCAGAGCTGCATAGCTCGCAGAATGAACAGGATAACAGGAACTACGCTAAATTTGCGAAGATCCCGATGCTTGAGCCCAGTGACAGCCAGGAAGCCAAAGAATTCGTAAAGATAGCATTTGAGATAAGTGAGAAATATGATACCCCCGTATTTGTCAGGACAACTACCAGAATCTCCCACTCAAAATCAATTGTTGAGATTTATGAACCCCAAAGGTCACCTGTACCACTAGAGATAGTAAAAAATCCTACAAAGTTAGTAATGCTGCCTGCAAATGCACGAAAAAGACACCCTATTGTTGAAGAACGGCTGTGCCGACTGAAGACTTTCGCCGATAAATTTTCAGAGAACAAGGTTGAGATCAATAATGCTAATCTGGGGATTATTACCAGCGGAGTATCGTATCAGTATGCCAAAGAGGTATTTCCTGATTATTCTTATCTGAAACTGGGGCTCACATACCCATTGCCAGAGAAGGTAATCAAAGAATTTGCCGGTAAGGTGAAGAAACTTTACGTTGTTGAAGAACTGGATCCTTACATAGAGGAACAAATCAAGGCGATGGGAATAAATATTGTAGGTAAAGATATATTCCCCATATGTGGAGAGTTTAATCCCTCAATTGTAGAAAAGGTCCTTTCCCCTTCTTCCAAGCAAGGGGTGAAGGAGGATATTCCTCTGAAGCTTCCGCCAAGGCCTCCCAATATGTGTCCTGGATGTGGTTACAGGGGTATCTTTTATATATTTAACAAATTAAAACTCTTTGTTGCCGGGGATATCGGATGTTACACTCTTGGGTTCTTACCCCCGTTGTCTGCTATTGACACATGTGTATCTATGGGTGGGAGTATTGGACATGCCATGGGGTTAGATAAGGCATTGGGAGATGCAGCAGTAGGCAAGGTTATCGCTGTAATAGGAGATTCTACATTCTTGCATTCAGGGATAACGAGTCTGTTGGACATAGTCTACAATAGGGGGTCCTCTACAGTGGTTATCCTTGACAACCAGACTACTGCCATGACAGGGAGACAGGAGCATCCAGGTACCGGTCTGACCCTTAAAGGAGAGACGACTAAGAAGGTAGACCTGGTTGAACTCTGCAAAGGATTGGGGGTTGAGCATGTCCGAACCGTTGATCCTTTTGATCTTCAGACAGTAGAAGAGACTGTAAAAGAGGAGATTTTTCGAAAAGAACCATCGGTAATCATCTCCCGGGCACCCTGTGTCTTGTTGAAAAGCCAGCGCACAAAGCCCTCAAAACCTTTCACGGTCTTTGACGAGAAATGTAACGGATGTAAAGCCTGTATCAAACTGGGTTGTCCTGCAATAGAATGGAAAAACATTAAAAGTGTTTCTAAGAGAGATAAGCTAACTTCTGACAATAAAAAGAGAAAAGGGATTGCAGTTATCGACAATATGCTTTGTAATGGTTGTGGACTTTGTGAGCAACTATGTAAATTTGATGCGATTGGAGAGATAAATGCCTGATAGTAACACCAATATTCTGGCAGTAGGGGTAGGAGGACAGGGAATTATTCTTGCCAGTGAAATTTTAACCTACGCCCTTATGAATGCTGGATACGATGTAAAAAAGAGCGAAGTTCATGGAATGTCTCAACGGGGAGGGAGTGTTAATACTCATATAAGGTTTGGTAAAAAGGTTTATTCTCCTGTTATTAAAGAGGGGGAGGTAGATATCCTATTTGCATTTGAGCAGTTAGAAGCCCTTAGATATTTTGGATTCTTGAAACCAGATGCAATGGTTATCCTTAACGACCATACTGTCAATCCTCCATCAGTGTCTTTAGGCATTGATGAATATCCCAGAGATGTATCACAAACCATTAAAAAGAAATTCCCGAATTTTCATCTGGTTAATGGATTGGCTCTGGCGCTAAAGATAGGCAATGCCAGAACAGCAAATATCGTACTCCTGGGAGTATTATCAAGGCACATCAGAGTGGAGGAGAATTTCTGGATAGATGCCATGTCAAAGGTATTTCCTGAAAAACTGATTGATATTAATGTTGAGGCGTTTCGATTGGGTAGAAAAGAAGGTTAGAGGTGCGGGGGTCTTTTGCTTATTTTATACTTATACTTTTCTTCATAATCTCCACAATTTTTTTTAGTTGCTCTGTTTTAGCAGAAGAATTAAAACCAGAAACCAAGAATAGAAGCTTAGTTATAGGTGAAGCCTCTCAGTTTAAACTTGCCGGAGAGCTATTTGATGAAGGAGATTACTTCAGGGCAATTACAGAATACAAAAGGTTTATCTATTTCTTCCCTGAAAGCAGCCTTTTGGAAATGGCATATTTTAAGATAGGAGAGGCATATTTCAACGGAAAAAAATGGGAGCAAGCCGTTCATGCCTTTGAAAGGTTGAGAGATAAGTTTCCTGAGGGCAAGTTAACTGGCAGGTCCTATTATCTTACTGGAATGGCTTACTTTCACAAAAAGGACTACTCCTCTTCCAGGAAACAATTCAAAAAGATTATAGATTCTCTTGCTACCAGTGAACTTATAGACGACGCCATGTTGCAGATAGCGATGAGCTATGTAGAGGAAGAGAAATGGGTGGAGGCTCTTGGTAGTTTCAAGAGAATAGGGGAGGAGAGCGATCTCTACCATTTTGCTGAAAGCTTTGCCTCTGGTTTGGGAGAGATGGACAAACTTCCTCTAAAATCGCCGGCTTTAGCAGGAACTTTCGCTGCCATTCTCCCGGGAGCTGGTCATTTTTATACAGGACGGAAAAGAGACGGTGCAACTGCCCTTTTATTAAATGGGGCTTTTATCTGGGGTGCTGTGGAATCCTACAATAATGAAAATTACGCTGTGGCAGGGATTTTGACATTCTTCGAATTAGGCTGGTATTTTGGGAACATATATAGTGCTGTAGGCAGTGCTCATAAATACAATAAACGCCTTAAGAATGAGTATATCAAGGGACTAAAGGAAAAAAGGGGCTTTTCCCTTCGAATTAATCCGGCGAATAAATCATACTATCTGGCATTCAACTTTTATTTTTAAATAGATTCTTATGAACAGACTGATTGTATTTATCTCCCTCTTTTTTTCAATTACTGTATGTGGAAATTTACCTGCTTTTTCTGGAGAAGATTCCTTTCGTGGGCAATGTGTAGAGGAATCTTTTTTGGAAAAAGATTCAAAAAACAAGGTTATTAGAGAAAAGGCAGGGGACGAATCTATACTTAACATGGTATTTATAAAAGGGATTAAGTTTTTTCAGAATGTAATATCTCCTGTGGACGGTGACCGCTGTCCTATGTATCCTGCCTGCTCAGACTACAGCATTCAGGCCCTGAGAAAACATGGGCCTTTTCTGGGTTTTGTTATGATTGCGGATAGGTTGATGCATGAGAGAGATGAAATGACATCCGCTTCCACAGTGATAGTCAATGGTATCCGGAGATACTACGATCCAGTGGAAAACAATGATTTCTGGCTAAGTGAGAAATAGGCGGACAAACAAAGGAGGCAGTTATGATCTGGGATAAGGAATTTGAGACATTGCCCAGGGAGGCACTGGAAGCCCTGAAACTAAAGAGAATGCAAAATGTTGTAGAAAGAGTGTACACTAATGTCCCTTTTTATAAAAACGCTTTTGATGAAAAGGGCTTTAAACCCAAAGATGTCAAGTCTATGGATGATTTGAAGAGATTGCCTTTTACCAATAAGCAAGACCTTCGGGACAATTATCCTTATGGTTTGTTTGCAGTGCCCCTTGAGAGTGTAGTCAGAATCCATGCATCTTCTGGAACAACAGGGAAACCTACAGTAGTTGGATATACCAAAAAGGATATAGAAACATGGGCGGAACTTATGGCCAGGGCATTGAGTTCTGCAGGAGCAACAAGGGGTGATATCATTCATAATTCTTATGGTTATGGTTTGTTTACAGGAGGGCTTGGATTACATTATGGAGCTGAAAGATTAGGTGCATCGGTGATCCCTATGTCCGGCGGTAATTCAAAAAAGCAGATTATGATAATGGAAGACTTTGGTTCAACGATACTCACATGTACACCCTCGTATGCCCTTTCTCTGGCTGAAACAGCGGAGGAGATGGGAATAGATTTTAAAAATCTTAAACTTAAAGCAGGTCTTTTTGGTGCAGAACCGTGGTCAGAAGGGATACGAGAAGAGATAGAGAAGAAACTCAACTTACATGCTATTGATTTATACGGACTAAGTGAAATAATAGGCCCTGGAGTGGCTGTAGAGTGTATGGAAGCTAAGAGGGGATTGCATGTATTCGAAGATCACTTTATTGTGGAGGTTATAAACCCTGAAACATGCGAACCCCTGCCTTATGGTGAAAGGGGGGAGCTTGTCTTTACTACTTTAACAAAAGAGGCATTTCCTTTGATAAGATATCGGACACGGGACATCTCTGTGCTGAATCCAGAGCCTTGTGTGTGCGGAAGGACATTTGTCAGAATGGAAAGAGTGAGTGGCAGATCCGATGACATGTTGATCATCAGAGGGGTAAATATTTTTCCGTCTCAAATAGAGAGTATTTTGATGAACATAGAAGGTATTGAACCCCATTATCTGTTGATTGTAGATAGGAAAGGCACCATGGATACCCTTGAAGTACAGGTTGAAGTCAATGAAAAGGTCTTCTCTGATGAGATAAAAAACTTGCAGATATTGGGCAAAAGAATTGAGAAGGACATTAAAGACTTTTTAGGTGTTTCTACTATAGTTAAACTTGTTGAACCAAAAACCATTCATAGGAGTGAAGGCAAGGCACAACGGGTAATAGATAAAAGGAAGATATAGGTTAAAAAAGGAGTTACAGGATGAAAATAGATCAAATATCGGTGTTTTTAGAAAATAAGTCAGGGAGACTTGCAAAGGTTACCAGAGTCCTGGGTGAAGCAGGGATAAACATCAGAGCACTTTCCCTTGCTGACACCACCGATTTTGGGATATTGAGATTGATTGTAAATAACTCACAAAAAGCCAGGGATGTACTTAAAGAGAACGGGTTTACAGTAGGAAAAACCGAGGTGGTTGCAGTGGAAGTCGAAGATAAGCCGGGGGGACTGGCGAGTATCCTGGGTGTCCTGTCAGATCATAACATTAATGTTGAATATATGTATGCTTTCGTTGAACGAAGCGGAGAAAATGCTATAATTATTTGCAGGTTTGATGAAACTGATAAGGCCATTGATGTATTGCAAAAGAATAATATAGCTATTTTAAAAGGAGAGAAATTGTATCAATTTTGACTCCTGTGAAGCTAAAATTTGCACTTACGGGAATTGTGTAATGGCAGATGTGGAGAGGAGGTGAAAATTAGCTGCATAACTAAACTAATACAATTGACTACAAGCATATAACTATAAACTAAGTAATAGAAGGAGAGGGGACAGATATGGTTAAAAGAAAGTTGCTAATTTTAGGAGGAGTACTGTTATTGGGTCTTGCCTTATCCGTTAATGGTTTCGCAAAGAAGGCAGAGGTAAAGGAGCCGTATAAGATTGGCTGTCTCTTTGCATTTACAGGTCCTGCAAGCTGGCTGGGTGAACCTGAGAGAAGAACAGCTGTATGGATTGAAAATAAGGTTAATAAGGCTGGGGGAATCAATGGTCACCCCCTGAAACTCTTAATCGAAGACACCAAAGGAGATCCTACTGCAGCCGTTTTGGCTGCCAAGAAACTCTTAAAGGAAGGGGTACTGGCTATAGTGGGACCATCGACAAGCGGTGAAAGCATGGCTGTTGTTCCAATAATGGAAGAGGCAGAACAGATACTGGTGTCCTGTGCAGCAGCAGAGGCAATAGTTCATGATCCAAAGACCGATAAGGAAAGAAAGTGGATATTTAAAACACCTCAAAAGGACAGTCATGTAGTTCAAAGGATTTATGGACATATGAAGAAAAGTGGTATTATTAAGGTTGCCATAATTACAGATACAACGGGTTTTGGTGCCCAGGGCCGGGAACAACTTAAAAAGTATGCCCCTGAGTTTGGAATTACAATTGTTTCAGATGAGACATACGGCCCCAAAGACACAGATTTGACACCTCAATTGACCAAGATCAAAGGTACTGAAGCCCAGGCAATCGTGAACTGGTCCATCCTTCCCGCACAGACAACAGTTATGAAGAATAGGATACAACTTGGGATTACCATACCACTATATCAGAGTCACGGTTTTGGCAATACAAAATATGCTGCTGCAGCTGGAGAAGCTGCTGAAGGTGTTATATTCCCCTGTGGCAGAGTGCTGGTAGCAGAATCCTTGAATAAAAAACATCCTCAGAAGAAACTCCTTGTTGAATACAAAAAGGCATATGAATCTCAGCATAAAGAAGATGTCAGCACCTTTGGGGGGCATGCATTGGATGCCCTGAATCTCGTTGTGGCTGCTTTAAAGGCTTCTGGTCCCGACAAGGATAAGATGAGGTCATTTATAGAGAATAAGAAGGGTTTTGTTGGGACAGGTGGTATTTTTAACTTCTCTCCAACCGATCACACAGGGCTTGGATTGGATTCTCTGGAAATGCTTACTGTAAAAAAAGGAAAATTCGATCTATATAAAAAATAAGAAATAAATATATGTTCAACCAAACCCGAGACTGAGACCATTTTTCCTTTCCAAAGATGGTCTCAGTTTTTTCTTACAGGAGGTGGGATTGCCTCTATACAGCCAGATTATACAGTATATCCTCAGCGGGATTACTATAGGAAGTGTTTATGCAATAATAGCCATTGGGTTTAATATTATCTATAATTCAACCTCAATCATAAATTTTGCCCAGGGCGAGTTTGTAATGCTGGGAGGACTCATCATGATATTATTTACTGTGATGCTTAAATTTCCCCTGGTTTTGGGTTTTCTCCTCACAGTTCTTATTCTTACCTTAGTCGGTATTATCATGGAGAGATTTGCCATTTCTCCTATAAAAAAGCCTACAGTAGTCACTCTGATTATTGTGACCATAGCAGTTTCCATCCTGTTTAAGGGTATTGCCATGTTAATATGGGGGAAGGATACCCATTTTCTGCCTCCTTTCTCAGGAGAAAAGGGTATCGCTTTTATAGGGGCATCTCTCAACCCCCAGTATATCTGGATCGTTGGAATAACAGTTATCGTCGTGGTATTGTTATCCATTTTTTTCAAATACACCATCATTGGAAAGGCAATGACAGCCTGTGCTGTTAACCGAACAGCAGCAAGCCTGATGGGAATCAACGTCAAACGGATGGTTCTCTTATCCTTCGCCTTGTCAGCTGCCATAGGAGGCATTGCAGGCATCATTATAACACCTATTACTCTGATGGCTTACGACAATGGTGCTATCTTAGGTTTAAAGGGTTTTGGGGCGGCTGTCCTGGGTGGCTTGGGGAATTTCTATGGGGCAATATTTGCGGGGCTTCTCCTGGGAATTATGGAGTCATTGGGGGCAGGTCTTATTCACTCTGGGTACAAAGATGCCATTGCCCTTTTGGTACTTCTACTCGTTCTCTTTATTAAGCCAAGTGGAATCTTCGGGGTTACTGAGATAAGTGAATTTAAAAAATTTTAGGTTCTTGAGTTCTTATGGATAAGAAAGACTCTCTTATACTCTTATTTCTCACTGTCTGCCTGGTTGTTTTTCCTTTCATTGTTACCAATACCTACTACATAAGCACTATGGTATTTGTAGGCATCCACGGAATCATTGCCATCGGACTAAGCCTGCTTATGGGATATGCAGGACAAATCTCTATCGGTCACGCTGCCTTCTTCGGGCTTGGTGCTTATACTTCTGCAGTCCTCACTGCCAAATTAGGTTTTCACCCCTGGAGCGCTTTTTTTCTAGGTATCCTTTTATCTTCTTGTATAGCGTTGATTATAGGCATTCCGTCTTTGAAATTGAAGGGTCATTATCTCGCCATGGCCACTTTGGGTTTTGGAGAAATTACTTACATAGTATTTAATGAGCTAACAGATATTACCGGTGGACCGTCTGGGATTGGAGATATACCAAAAATTTCTCTTGCCGGATATGTCATGAACACAGATATAAAATACTACTTTTTTGTGTGGGCATTCTTATTGCTGATCCTTGCCCTTTCGCTGAATTTGATTCATTCCAGGATAGGTAGGGCACTCAGGTCGATTCATGATAGTGAAGTTGCAGCAAATGCCATGGGGGTTAACACCAGCAAACTCAAAATTCAGGTCTTTCTGATTAGTGCTGTTTTTGGCTCTGTTGCAGGTAGTCTATACACCCATTACGTAACTTTTGTTAGTCCAAGTTCTTTTAGCCTTTTTTTCTCAGTCCTTTTGGTGATGATGGTGGTGATAGGAGGGATGCATAGTGTCTGGGGCGCCTTAATCGGGGCTGCCCTTTTAACCATACTGCCAGAATTCTTAAGGGCTTTAAAAGACTTTGAAATATTTGTTTATGGTGCTGTTCTTCTTTTGATAATGATTTTTTTGCCTAGGGGATTAAGCGGTGGGTTAGAATATCTATTTAACAGATTAATCAAAAAGCTGTAACCTTTTATGAATATAAAACGGACAACGGACAATATGATACTCCATGCTTCTGAAATTAAAAAGACCTTCGGAGGATTGGTGGCTGTTTCTGATCTGGATTTTACGGTAAGGGAATGCCAGATAAAGGCCATTATTGGACCGAATGGAGCAGGTAAAACCACGGTTTTCAATTTGATCTCAGGGATTTTACCGCCAACCGGTGGCGAGATTCAATTTCAGGGGAAATCTATCACTCGACTTAAATCCTACAGAATTTCTTCCTTGGGTATATCCCGCACCTTCCAAAATGTTCAATTGTTTAGTAATATGTCTGTTATAGAGAATGTTATGATTGGAAGACACCCAAGGACCAGTTCTGGTATAATGAGTTCGATCCTGTCGTTGCCAAAGAAAAGAAAAGAAGAAAAAGAGGTCAGAAAAAGGGCTATGGAGTATCTCGAATTTGTTGGTTTGGGAGATAGGTTTGACGAGTCCCCGGAGAATCTTCCTTTTGGAAAACAAAGACTATTAGAAATCGCAAGGGCTATGGCTACCGAGCCCAAATTGCTATTGCTTGACGAGCCAGCATCAGGTCTAAATACGAAAGAGACCCAAAACCTATCCCGTTTGATTACAGAAATACGGGGTAGGGGTATTACAATTCTCCTGGTAGAGCATGATATGGAGTTAGTAATGGGTATATCAGATGAAATTATGGTACTCAACTCTGGTCAAAAGATTGCAGAAGGACTTCCCAGGGAGATCCAGGAGAATGATGAAGTGATAAAGGCATACCTGGGAGAAGATTAAGCAAAACTTTGCTTTACTAATGTGCATAATAATCTTTAAAATTAAGGCTAAATCAACACAAATGACAGCATAAGGCATAAAATGCTAAGGATAAAAAATATAAATACATATTACGGAAAGGTTCATGCGCTGAAAAACGTCTCAATACATGTCAATGTCGGAGAGATCGTAGCATTAATAGGGGCCAACGGTGCCGGTAAAACAACCGTTTTAAACTCCATCTCTGGGATTACTCCTCCTAGGGAAGGGGAGGCCATTTTCAGGGGAGTCAATATTTTAGGTCTTCCTACTAATCAAATAGTCAAGATGGGGATATCTCAGATCCCAGAGGGAAGGCAAATATTTGCCCCTTTAACCGTATCAACCAACCTGGAACTAGGGGCATACCATAGGTACAGCAGAAAAAACAAACCTTACTTGAAAAAAGACATAGAAGAAATTTTTTCTTTTTTCCCTATACTTAGAGAAAGGAAAAATCAAATAGCAGGTACCTTAAGTGGGGGGGAGCAACAGATGTTAGCAATTGGCAGGGCATTAATGTCAAAGCCCTCTCTGCTTCTCTTAGATGAGCCCTCTATGGGGCTGGCTCCGATGATCTGCAAAGATATCTTTAGAATGATATCCAAGCTCAGGGATGAACTCAAAACCACCATACTGATAGTAGAACAAAATGCCAAAGCCGCTCTCCAGCTTGCTGATCGAGGATATGTAATAGAGACAGGGAAGATTATAATGGAAGAAAATAGTAAGGGCCTCCTTAACAACAAGGAGGTTCAAAGGGCATATCTAGGGAAAGAAAAGAAGGAAATATGGGAGTAACCCCCCTTTTGGGAGATTTAAAATGAATATTTGGGATAAAGATTATGAATGTATGCCAAGGGAAGACCTGGAACAATTGCAATTGGAAAGACTACAGTCTACCCTAAACAGGGTGTATAAAAACGTGCAGTTTTACAGAAAGATATTTGATAAACTTAATGGTTTGCCTGAAGATATCCGGTCGATTCAGGATTTGTCCAACCTTCCTTTCACCACAAAGGAAGATCTCAGAAACAGTTATCCCTACGACATGTTTGCAGTC encodes the following:
- the yidD gene encoding membrane protein insertion efficiency factor YidD; translation: MEKDSKNKVIREKAGDESILNMVFIKGIKFFQNVISPVDGDRCPMYPACSDYSIQALRKHGPFLGFVMIADRLMHERDEMTSASTVIVNGIRRYYDPVENNDFWLSEK
- the iorA gene encoding indolepyruvate ferredoxin oxidoreductase subunit alpha, with the protein product MKELLSGNEAIARGAYECGVTVATGYPGTPSTEILENIAKYQGIYAEWSPNEKVALEVAAGASFGGARVLVAMKHVGINVAADPLFTLSYTGVKGGLVIITADDPELHSSQNEQDNRNYAKFAKIPMLEPSDSQEAKEFVKIAFEISEKYDTPVFVRTTTRISHSKSIVEIYEPQRSPVPLEIVKNPTKLVMLPANARKRHPIVEERLCRLKTFADKFSENKVEINNANLGIITSGVSYQYAKEVFPDYSYLKLGLTYPLPEKVIKEFAGKVKKLYVVEELDPYIEEQIKAMGINIVGKDIFPICGEFNPSIVEKVLSPSSKQGVKEDIPLKLPPRPPNMCPGCGYRGIFYIFNKLKLFVAGDIGCYTLGFLPPLSAIDTCVSMGGSIGHAMGLDKALGDAAVGKVIAVIGDSTFLHSGITSLLDIVYNRGSSTVVILDNQTTAMTGRQEHPGTGLTLKGETTKKVDLVELCKGLGVEHVRTVDPFDLQTVEETVKEEIFRKEPSVIISRAPCVLLKSQRTKPSKPFTVFDEKCNGCKACIKLGCPAIEWKNIKSVSKRDKLTSDNKKRKGIAVIDNMLCNGCGLCEQLCKFDAIGEINA
- a CDS encoding indolepyruvate oxidoreductase subunit beta, translating into MPDSNTNILAVGVGGQGIILASEILTYALMNAGYDVKKSEVHGMSQRGGSVNTHIRFGKKVYSPVIKEGEVDILFAFEQLEALRYFGFLKPDAMVILNDHTVNPPSVSLGIDEYPRDVSQTIKKKFPNFHLVNGLALALKIGNARTANIVLLGVLSRHIRVEENFWIDAMSKVFPEKLIDINVEAFRLGRKEG
- a CDS encoding ABC transporter ATP-binding protein — translated: MNIKRTTDNMILHASEIKKTFGGLVAVSDLDFTVRECQIKAIIGPNGAGKTTVFNLISGILPPTGGEIQFQGKSITRLKSYRISSLGISRTFQNVQLFSNMSVIENVMIGRHPRTSSGIMSSILSLPKKRKEEKEVRKRAMEYLEFVGLGDRFDESPENLPFGKQRLLEIARAMATEPKLLLLDEPASGLNTKETQNLSRLITEIRGRGITILLVEHDMELVMGISDEIMVLNSGQKIAEGLPREIQENDEVIKAYLGED
- a CDS encoding ABC transporter substrate-binding protein — translated: MVKRKLLILGGVLLLGLALSVNGFAKKAEVKEPYKIGCLFAFTGPASWLGEPERRTAVWIENKVNKAGGINGHPLKLLIEDTKGDPTAAVLAAKKLLKEGVLAIVGPSTSGESMAVVPIMEEAEQILVSCAAAEAIVHDPKTDKERKWIFKTPQKDSHVVQRIYGHMKKSGIIKVAIITDTTGFGAQGREQLKKYAPEFGITIVSDETYGPKDTDLTPQLTKIKGTEAQAIVNWSILPAQTTVMKNRIQLGITIPLYQSHGFGNTKYAAAAGEAAEGVIFPCGRVLVAESLNKKHPQKKLLVEYKKAYESQHKEDVSTFGGHALDALNLVVAALKASGPDKDKMRSFIENKKGFVGTGGIFNFSPTDHTGLGLDSLEMLTVKKGKFDLYKK
- a CDS encoding ACT domain-containing protein, which encodes MKIDQISVFLENKSGRLAKVTRVLGEAGINIRALSLADTTDFGILRLIVNNSQKARDVLKENGFTVGKTEVVAVEVEDKPGGLASILGVLSDHNINVEYMYAFVERSGENAIIICRFDETDKAIDVLQKNNIAILKGEKLYQF
- a CDS encoding ABC transporter ATP-binding protein, which codes for MLRIKNINTYYGKVHALKNVSIHVNVGEIVALIGANGAGKTTVLNSISGITPPREGEAIFRGVNILGLPTNQIVKMGISQIPEGRQIFAPLTVSTNLELGAYHRYSRKNKPYLKKDIEEIFSFFPILRERKNQIAGTLSGGEQQMLAIGRALMSKPSLLLLDEPSMGLAPMICKDIFRMISKLRDELKTTILIVEQNAKAALQLADRGYVIETGKIIMEENSKGLLNNKEVQRAYLGKEKKEIWE
- a CDS encoding phenylacetate--CoA ligase, with product MIWDKEFETLPREALEALKLKRMQNVVERVYTNVPFYKNAFDEKGFKPKDVKSMDDLKRLPFTNKQDLRDNYPYGLFAVPLESVVRIHASSGTTGKPTVVGYTKKDIETWAELMARALSSAGATRGDIIHNSYGYGLFTGGLGLHYGAERLGASVIPMSGGNSKKQIMIMEDFGSTILTCTPSYALSLAETAEEMGIDFKNLKLKAGLFGAEPWSEGIREEIEKKLNLHAIDLYGLSEIIGPGVAVECMEAKRGLHVFEDHFIVEVINPETCEPLPYGERGELVFTTLTKEAFPLIRYRTRDISVLNPEPCVCGRTFVRMERVSGRSDDMLIIRGVNIFPSQIESILMNIEGIEPHYLLIVDRKGTMDTLEVQVEVNEKVFSDEIKNLQILGKRIEKDIKDFLGVSTIVKLVEPKTIHRSEGKAQRVIDKRKI
- a CDS encoding tetratricopeptide repeat protein; its protein translation is MRGSFAYFILILFFIISTIFFSCSVLAEELKPETKNRSLVIGEASQFKLAGELFDEGDYFRAITEYKRFIYFFPESSLLEMAYFKIGEAYFNGKKWEQAVHAFERLRDKFPEGKLTGRSYYLTGMAYFHKKDYSSSRKQFKKIIDSLATSELIDDAMLQIAMSYVEEEKWVEALGSFKRIGEESDLYHFAESFASGLGEMDKLPLKSPALAGTFAAILPGAGHFYTGRKRDGATALLLNGAFIWGAVESYNNENYAVAGILTFFELGWYFGNIYSAVGSAHKYNKRLKNEYIKGLKEKRGFSLRINPANKSYYLAFNFYF
- a CDS encoding branched-chain amino acid ABC transporter permease — translated: MGLPLYSQIIQYILSGITIGSVYAIIAIGFNIIYNSTSIINFAQGEFVMLGGLIMILFTVMLKFPLVLGFLLTVLILTLVGIIMERFAISPIKKPTVVTLIIVTIAVSILFKGIAMLIWGKDTHFLPPFSGEKGIAFIGASLNPQYIWIVGITVIVVVLLSIFFKYTIIGKAMTACAVNRTAASLMGINVKRMVLLSFALSAAIGGIAGIIITPITLMAYDNGAILGLKGFGAAVLGGLGNFYGAIFAGLLLGIMESLGAGLIHSGYKDAIALLVLLLVLFIKPSGIFGVTEISEFKKF
- a CDS encoding branched-chain amino acid ABC transporter permease yields the protein MDKKDSLILLFLTVCLVVFPFIVTNTYYISTMVFVGIHGIIAIGLSLLMGYAGQISIGHAAFFGLGAYTSAVLTAKLGFHPWSAFFLGILLSSCIALIIGIPSLKLKGHYLAMATLGFGEITYIVFNELTDITGGPSGIGDIPKISLAGYVMNTDIKYYFFVWAFLLLILALSLNLIHSRIGRALRSIHDSEVAANAMGVNTSKLKIQVFLISAVFGSVAGSLYTHYVTFVSPSSFSLFFSVLLVMMVVIGGMHSVWGALIGAALLTILPEFLRALKDFEIFVYGAVLLLIMIFLPRGLSGGLEYLFNRLIKKL